The nucleotide sequence TTAGTGCTTCAAACAAAATAATGCCCCACTTTCATATCCCTTTACAATCTGGATCAAACGTAATCCTTAAGGCAATGCGTAGAAAGTATAACAAAGAGGATTACCAAGAAAAAATCGAACTGATCCATCGCTCTATTTCCAATTGTTGTATCGGAGTTGATGTTATTGTGGGATACCCTGGAGAATCAAAAGAAGACTTTCTTGAAACATATAACTTTTTAAATGATCTAAATGTGTCTTATCTACACGTCTTTACATATTCAGAACGGGATAACACTACCGCTTTAAGAAACAAAGATATCGTTCCGATGAAAGAAAGAACAGAAAGAAGAAAAATGCTCCAAATACTTTCAGAAAAGAAAAAGAGAAAGTTTTATAACGACAATCTACAAGGCGACAAACTTGTTCTGTTTGAAAGTGAAAATAAAGATGGATATATCTCAGGATTTACAGAAAATTACATTCGAGTTAAAGCTACTTTTAACGAAAGCATGATAAATTCTATTTATCTAACAACGTCAGAAACACTAGACGATGACTGCGTTATTAAAGGATCGATTAAAAACCAAAAAGAAGTTTTAATAAACTCATAGCAATTTATGTACCCACGAATTTCAGATCTCTTACTTGATTTATTTGGAATCAACTTCCCCCTACCAATTCAAAGCTTTGGTTTTTTTGTTGCTCTTGCATTTCTTTCAGGTAGCTACTTTTTAGCAAAAGAATTGAAAAGGAAAGAAAATGAAGGGCATTTCAATCCTACAATAAATAAAATATTTGTAGGTGAACCTGCAACTATACTAGAGTTAATTTCTTCTGCAATAATTGGGTTTCTACTTGGCTATAAAATAATTCTTCTATTCATGGATTATGATGGGTTTGTTATTAACCCTCAAGAAATGATACTTAGCCTAAAAGGAAGTTTACCTGGAGGTGTTTTCGGGGCAGTACTCGCAGCCTACCTAAGATACAAAGAGAAGCAAACCGAGGTTCTCAAAACTCCTAAATGGATTAATCATCTCGTCTCCCCCAATCAGCATGCCGGAAACATGGTGATGATAAGCGCGATTTTAGGCTTAACAGGTGCCAAAATTTTTCACAACCTTGAATATTTAGATGATTTCATGCTTGACCCAATGGGGTCTATCTTGTCATTTAGTGGATTAACTTATTATGGAGGATTACTTGGAGGGGCAATTGGTCTTTTGATTTATGGAAAGAAAAACAACTTGGGCTTAATTCATATGTTTGATTCATTCGCTCCTATCCTTCTATTAAGTTATGGAATAGGGAGAATAGGATGTCATGTCTCTGGCGATGGTGACTGGGGAATTCCAAATGATACTCCAATGCCAGACTGGTTAAGCATATTCCCAGAATGGGTTTGGGCATACGGATACGAAAATAATGTGATTGGCGTAAATCTACAACAAGATTTTGCTCGTATGGGACTAGAAAGCTTAACCGGTAAAGCGTGGCCCACTCCACTTTACGAAAGCATTCTAAACATTATCTTGTTTGTTATTCTATGGTCGTACAGAAAAAAAATTTCTACTCCAGGTATGCTCTTTTCCATATACCTAATTATCAATGGAGTAGAACGGTTCTTCATAGAAAAGATCAGAGTAAATTCCACCTATAACATATTGGGAAGCGAGATAACCCAAGCCGAACTAATTTCTAGCGCATTTATCCTACTAGGTATTATCGGTATTATTTATACTCAAAAAAACAAAAACACAGCACTGAATGCAGCTTAGTGAGATCCGAAAACAAGTATGCGCAGTAAGCATACAGGTTGGTAAAATGATTCTTACAGAAAGAAAACAGCACGACACTCCCAATTTTGAGATAAAGGGAAAAAACGACTTCGTTACTTACGTCGACAAAATGGCCGAAAAAGCGATAATTGAACAGTTAAGAACAATATTACCAGAAGCAGGAGTCATAGCAGAGGAGTCTGGAACAGACGCTAAAGATGTATATAACTGGATAATAGACCCCTTAGACGGAACAACTAACTTCATTCACAATATCCCTGTATTCTGTGTTAGCATTGCGCTACAACGAAATAATGAAATTATTATCGGAGTAGTTTACGAGATCAATAACGAAGAATGCTTTTCTGCTCATATAGATGGCGGAGCAACTTTGAATAATAAAACTATCCGTGTTTCGGAAACAATAAAACTTGCAAATTCGCTCGTTGCAACCGGTTTTCCTTACACAGACTTTGATTTTATAAAACCTTACATGGCTACCTTCAATGAAGTTGTTCAGAAATCTAGAGGAATTAGGCGATTAGGGTCAGCTGCAGCAGATTTATCTTACATGGCATGTGGCAGATTCGATTGTTTTTTCGAATTCGGACTAAATGCATGGGATGTAGCAGCTGGTAGTCTGATAGTTACAGAAGCAGGAGGACGTGTTATGGACTACAAAATGAAAGAAGAC is from Flavobacteriales bacterium and encodes:
- a CDS encoding prolipoprotein diacylglyceryl transferase, coding for MYPRISDLLLDLFGINFPLPIQSFGFFVALAFLSGSYFLAKELKRKENEGHFNPTINKIFVGEPATILELISSAIIGFLLGYKIILLFMDYDGFVINPQEMILSLKGSLPGGVFGAVLAAYLRYKEKQTEVLKTPKWINHLVSPNQHAGNMVMISAILGLTGAKIFHNLEYLDDFMLDPMGSILSFSGLTYYGGLLGGAIGLLIYGKKNNLGLIHMFDSFAPILLLSYGIGRIGCHVSGDGDWGIPNDTPMPDWLSIFPEWVWAYGYENNVIGVNLQQDFARMGLESLTGKAWPTPLYESILNIILFVILWSYRKKISTPGMLFSIYLIINGVERFFIEKIRVNSTYNILGSEITQAELISSAFILLGIIGIIYTQKNKNTALNAA
- a CDS encoding inositol monophosphatase gives rise to the protein MQLSEIRKQVCAVSIQVGKMILTERKQHDTPNFEIKGKNDFVTYVDKMAEKAIIEQLRTILPEAGVIAEESGTDAKDVYNWIIDPLDGTTNFIHNIPVFCVSIALQRNNEIIIGVVYEINNEECFSAHIDGGATLNNKTIRVSETIKLANSLVATGFPYTDFDFIKPYMATFNEVVQKSRGIRRLGSAAADLSYMACGRFDCFFEFGLNAWDVAAGSLIVTEAGGRVMDYKMKEDFIFGGEIIAINGISTNELPEIIAYFY